The Tolypothrix sp. NIES-4075 genomic interval AAGTTGCATTTGTACTCAGTACATTCAGGGGATAAATCTCAGTTTACCTGGTTTGAGGCTTAACCGAACCGTATTGAGATTGGGGTGGTGGTGGTGAGGTTGAGCTAGCATCGGATATTTGGGATGTTTGAGATTATGGTGCGTTGCGCTTTGCGATAACACACCCTACGAGAGGGATGCGATCGTACTGAATTAATTCGCTTATAGTTGTAAAAAAGCTGAAATTTAAGATAAATGATTGGGTTTTGTAAAAATCACTGTTTTACTCATGCTTTACTTGACTTATACGATATCGATAACAAGCATAGTGCATTGCTTTTTTGTGTGGTAAAGAACCAAAAAAGTCTGACATTATCGCACCACAGGAAGCAGGAACGACGGAGCTATTTCTCAGTATTTTTATATTAGTTTTTTGCACTGTGCAAAATTTAATAAATTTTGCAATCGCCACCCAAGAAATCTTACCTTCTCCTGGTTTTGCAATTACGCTGCAATGTATCTCAAGGAATATTAAATTTTTTATCCCAGAACAATGCAATATTAACAAACTTCCTTCAATACACAAATATGCTTTTTTATCTTTATAAGAGGTTTTTTCTTTGATGAAGTCTCCAAAGTAGTCTAAAGCTTCTGCCATATTAACTGAGCTTACTGTACATAACCTATATTTTGGAATGTTTTCTTGCATAGGTATTTAATCACTCTATATATTTATTAAACGAACTGTTAATTTTTGTACATAATATAAATCATAGCAAATTATCTAAATTTGGTATGATTTATCATTACATTTAAATTTGCTTATAAACCAACTCTATTTTCAACTTCTCAATCTCCAACTTCAACTTTTCATTTTCCATCCTCAACTTAGCATTCTCCTCCCTAATCAACTCAATTTCATCCCTCTTACTCAAAGCTTGATTAATCGCCAACTTCCGCATATCCAGCGAGAACCAACGTTGATAAGTTTGAGTATGAACTTGCACGCTATGTCCCAAATTATCTGCTGCTGCTTTAATTGGAATTCCTAAAATATGCGCTCTAATTGCCCATGCATGACGTAAATCATACGGCTTAAAATCTAATCCGATTTTTCTAAACCACCAACTAACTCGTTGTGTTAATGCCGTTATTTCTGCATGGTTAGTTTTATCTTTTTTACTAACTGTTGTTGCCAGCATTTCTAAATATTTAGGATTTCTTAAATCAAAGTCTGCAATCCATTCTTTATGTAAAGGTAACGCTTGTCTCTCACCAGTTTTACAATCTTTATGGACTTTCCATGTCATGTCTGCATTCTCTTTACTTAACCACCATTCGATATCAGGATTAATAAAAAGCTCTCGCGGACGTAAACCAAAAGTTGCTAACATTCCATAAGTCCAACGCCAAAGCTGCCAACTATCTTTCACATCTGGATTAACTTGATTACCTCTGTTATTCAAGTAATCTGCAAACTTGATAATTCCTGCGGATACTTCCACATCGGTCGGTATATTCCGGGAATTATTCTCAGGCATTTTGGAATATTTAGATAAATCTATTTCGATTTGGAATGTTATGCAAAACGCCGATATAGCCCTCATCGCATTATATCTAGCCCATTCTTTATCGATTTTCTCAATTGAATTTATCAGATTTTCCGGAGTTGCCAAATCTTTAGAATTAGTGAATCGCTTGGTTCGAGAAAAATAATAAAAAAAAGTATGTTCGCTTTTTGTGGTGCGTTTATGAGTTTTGAAATACTCCTCTTCAAATTTTTCTAATAACTCTCCTATTGTTTTCAAGTCTTTTTTAGTTGCTTCATTACCTAAATATTTAT includes:
- a CDS encoding site-specific integrase yields the protein MHNQDFDKYQQAFADFEPVSSTDGSFLGSSQQAQQQREYMRTKVLLELEKVNQRLKSAKAKVTIRESNGSLQLRATLPIKPGDKDTNGTGRKQYNISLNIPANLDGLKTAEEESYELGKLIARHTFEWNDKYLGNEATKKDLKTIGELLEKFEEEYFKTHKRTTKSEHTFFYYFSRTKRFTNSKDLATPENLINSIEKIDKEWARYNAMRAISAFCITFQIEIDLSKYSKMPENNSRNIPTDVEVSAGIIKFADYLNNRGNQVNPDVKDSWQLWRWTYGMLATFGLRPRELFINPDIEWWLSKENADMTWKVHKDCKTGERQALPLHKEWIADFDLRNPKYLEMLATTVSKKDKTNHAEITALTQRVSWWFRKIGLDFKPYDLRHAWAIRAHILGIPIKAAADNLGHSVQVHTQTYQRWFSLDMRKLAINQALSKRDEIELIREENAKLRMENEKLKLEIEKLKIELVYKQI